One genomic region from Reichenbachiella ulvae encodes:
- a CDS encoding SDR family NAD(P)-dependent oxidoreductase: MYINLSGLNVLVTGASRGIGKAIASKLAEAGATIAVHYNKNMREAENLAHVLGNESRAFQADLSQPDDAANLFDRVILEMGSIEILVNNAGVAIPADIDAKESDWINSWNTNIQVNLTSSGILCKKIIEHFLKRNSAGRIINISSRAAFRGDTAEYMAYAASKAGLVALTRTIARAYGKQGIKAFNIAPGFVKTDMAIGIMEKYGTEHASSDIALERMTEPKDIAPLVTFLASGMADHATGSTIDVNAGSYVH; encoded by the coding sequence ATGTACATCAATCTTTCCGGACTCAACGTACTCGTGACAGGTGCCAGTCGAGGAATCGGCAAAGCCATCGCCTCTAAACTGGCAGAGGCTGGAGCTACCATTGCTGTTCATTACAACAAAAACATGCGCGAAGCTGAAAATCTCGCACATGTCCTCGGCAATGAATCCAGAGCTTTTCAGGCGGATCTATCCCAGCCCGATGATGCCGCTAACCTTTTTGATCGGGTGATTCTGGAGATGGGAAGTATCGAAATATTGGTCAACAATGCAGGTGTCGCCATCCCCGCAGACATAGATGCAAAAGAATCTGATTGGATCAATAGCTGGAACACCAATATCCAGGTCAATTTGACCTCCAGCGGTATTCTTTGCAAAAAAATCATCGAGCACTTCCTCAAAAGAAATTCGGCAGGTAGAATCATCAACATCAGCTCCAGAGCGGCTTTTCGTGGAGATACTGCAGAGTACATGGCCTATGCTGCATCCAAAGCTGGCCTGGTAGCCCTCACTCGCACCATCGCGCGGGCTTATGGCAAACAAGGCATCAAAGCTTTCAATATCGCACCAGGGTTTGTCAAAACAGATATGGCCATCGGGATCATGGAAAAATATGGAACAGAGCACGCCTCTTCGGACATCGCACTGGAGCGAATGACCGAACCAAAAGACATTGCGCCTTTAGTAACCTTTTTGGCAAGTGGGATGGCAGATCATGCTACCGGTAGCACCATAGATGTAAATGCCGGCAGCTACGTGCACTAA
- the pruA gene encoding L-glutamate gamma-semialdehyde dehydrogenase has translation MPKGIFQVPTPINEPVKSYQAGSPEKIALKAAVAQMRSEEIDVPMYIGAEKVTTDEKVRMAPPYDHKHTLGYFNRGDEGHVEQAVNAALGAKEAWQNLSWEHRASIFLKAADLLAGPYRAKINAATMLAQSKNAFQAEIDSACEFIDFLRFNAHYMTQIYSEQPNSAPGMWNRLEHRPLEGFVFAITPFNFTAIAGNLPCAPAMMGNTVVWKPADTQVYSARVIMEVLREAGLPDGVINLIYTDGPVAGEVIFKHRDFAGLHFTGSTAVFQHLWKTIGENISMYRTYPRIVGETGGKDFIIAHKSANPKALATGIVRGAFEFQGQKCSAASRAYIPNNIWEETKGYIVEDLKSVKMGSPEDFTNFVNAVIDERAFDKIAGFIDKVKESNMAEIISGGGYDKSKGYFIEPTVVVTQDPMFLTMCEEIFGPVITIYIYNPEHFEEALELVDKTSDYALTGAIFSDDRYAIELATKKLVNCAGNFYINDKPTGAVVGQQPFGGARGSGTNDKAGSVLNLLRWVSPRTIKETFNPPTDYRYPFMEEK, from the coding sequence ATGCCCAAAGGAATATTTCAGGTGCCTACACCTATAAATGAACCTGTAAAGTCATACCAGGCCGGTAGCCCGGAAAAAATCGCATTGAAAGCAGCAGTAGCTCAGATGCGAAGCGAAGAAATAGATGTACCGATGTACATCGGAGCTGAAAAAGTCACTACCGACGAAAAAGTGAGAATGGCCCCTCCTTATGATCACAAACATACGCTGGGTTATTTCAACCGTGGAGACGAAGGTCATGTGGAGCAAGCGGTAAACGCGGCTCTTGGCGCTAAAGAAGCCTGGCAAAACCTGTCATGGGAGCACCGTGCAAGTATTTTCTTGAAAGCAGCTGATTTGTTAGCGGGTCCTTACAGAGCCAAAATCAATGCTGCAACTATGCTCGCTCAGTCTAAAAATGCTTTCCAGGCAGAGATTGATTCAGCTTGTGAATTCATCGACTTCTTGCGTTTCAACGCGCACTACATGACGCAGATCTATAGCGAACAGCCTAACTCAGCGCCAGGTATGTGGAACCGTTTGGAGCACAGACCATTGGAAGGATTCGTATTTGCTATCACTCCATTCAACTTTACTGCCATCGCAGGGAACCTACCATGTGCTCCGGCTATGATGGGTAACACCGTAGTATGGAAACCAGCAGATACCCAAGTGTATTCTGCTAGAGTCATCATGGAAGTACTGAGAGAAGCAGGTCTGCCAGACGGTGTGATCAACTTGATTTATACCGATGGGCCTGTAGCTGGAGAGGTAATCTTCAAACACAGAGATTTTGCTGGCCTTCACTTCACAGGTAGTACGGCCGTATTCCAACATCTATGGAAAACCATCGGAGAAAACATCTCTATGTACAGAACCTACCCAAGAATCGTAGGGGAAACAGGCGGTAAAGACTTTATCATCGCGCACAAATCTGCCAATCCAAAAGCTTTGGCTACTGGTATCGTCAGAGGTGCATTCGAATTTCAGGGACAGAAATGTAGTGCCGCATCCAGAGCTTACATTCCTAACAACATTTGGGAAGAGACCAAAGGCTACATCGTTGAGGACTTGAAGTCAGTCAAAATGGGATCACCAGAAGATTTCACCAATTTCGTGAATGCTGTGATCGACGAACGTGCTTTTGACAAAATCGCAGGATTCATCGACAAGGTGAAAGAAAGCAACATGGCTGAAATCATCTCTGGTGGTGGATATGACAAGTCTAAAGGCTACTTCATCGAACCAACAGTAGTGGTGACTCAGGACCCGATGTTCCTGACGATGTGTGAAGAAATCTTTGGGCCAGTGATCACGATTTATATTTACAACCCTGAGCATTTCGAAGAAGCGCTAGAGCTAGTGGACAAAACTTCTGACTATGCACTGACTGGTGCGATCTTCTCGGATGACAGATATGCCATCGAGCTGGCGACTAAGAAACTAGTCAACTGCGCAGGTAACTTCTACATCAACGACAAGCCTACAGGTGCTGTTGTAGGTCAGCAACCATTCGGAGGCGCCAGAGGTTCTGGTACCAACGATAAGGCAGGTTCCGTACTCAACTTGTTGAGATGGGTATCTCCTCGTACGATCAAGGAGACCTTCAACCCTCCGACAGATTACAGATATCCGTTTATGGAAGAAAAATAA
- a CDS encoding NAD(P)-dependent alcohol dehydrogenase yields MQTNKMNAIVANGYGSPEVFQYQEVERPEPKADEVLVRVVSTSATRADTMMRTGKPYFGRLFVGLTKPKSPIPGTGFAGYVEEVGSAVSRYKKGDRVFGETTLGFSANAEFLVIKEEGVILPLPENLDFAEAAVFCDGHLTSFNFLYQIAQIKKGQHWLINGASGSLGSSAVQLAKYFGADVTAVTSTKNVGLVKSLGADHVIDYSQEDFHQSETKFDCVYDSVGKSSFGACKSILKEEGSYLSPVLSFSLLGQMLWTQLFGKKKARFEATGLKSDDQLRELLEKVVEVQQSGKLKTIIDRQFPLAKLSEAHRYIDTGHKRGNVVLLTA; encoded by the coding sequence ATGCAAACGAATAAAATGAATGCGATAGTGGCCAATGGATACGGATCTCCAGAGGTGTTTCAGTATCAGGAAGTAGAAAGACCAGAACCTAAAGCTGATGAGGTATTGGTAAGGGTAGTAAGTACATCGGCGACCAGAGCGGATACCATGATGCGAACAGGAAAGCCTTATTTTGGACGCTTGTTTGTGGGATTGACTAAGCCCAAAAGTCCTATCCCAGGAACTGGATTTGCAGGCTATGTCGAGGAGGTAGGCTCAGCTGTCTCCAGATACAAGAAGGGAGACCGGGTATTCGGCGAGACCACTTTGGGATTTAGTGCCAATGCAGAATTTTTGGTCATCAAAGAGGAAGGCGTTATTCTCCCATTGCCAGAAAATCTTGATTTTGCTGAGGCAGCTGTCTTTTGCGATGGCCATTTGACTTCATTCAATTTCCTCTATCAGATTGCTCAAATCAAGAAAGGCCAACATTGGTTGATCAATGGGGCTTCTGGGAGTCTGGGGAGTTCGGCGGTGCAATTGGCTAAGTACTTTGGTGCAGACGTGACTGCCGTGACCAGCACCAAGAATGTGGGGTTGGTCAAGTCGCTGGGAGCCGATCATGTGATTGATTACAGCCAGGAGGATTTTCATCAGTCAGAGACAAAATTCGATTGCGTTTACGATAGTGTTGGCAAAAGTTCATTTGGTGCTTGTAAATCGATTTTGAAGGAGGAGGGAAGTTATTTGTCTCCGGTATTGAGCTTTTCCTTGCTGGGACAGATGCTTTGGACTCAACTATTCGGTAAAAAGAAAGCGAGGTTCGAAGCGACCGGATTGAAATCAGATGATCAATTGAGAGAGCTTTTAGAAAAAGTTGTCGAGGTGCAACAATCTGGCAAGTTGAAAACTATCATAGATAGACAATTTCCATTGGCCAAGTTGTCTGAGGCCCATCGATACATTGATACCGGGCACAAAAGAGGAAACGTGGTTTTACTGACCGCCTAA
- a CDS encoding thioredoxin family protein has product MKKVLMSLTLLLGLTWATQAQEMNWYTLEEAQKLNTSDSRPIFIDFTAEWCGWCKKMDRTTFSDKEVAERMNKEFYAVKLDFDSPQRFVFGDKAITAKELAQQVAIEGLPTMVVFSSDLQSHQKIVGYLKSNDFMNSLDELN; this is encoded by the coding sequence ATGAAAAAAGTATTAATGAGCCTTACTCTACTGTTAGGGTTGACATGGGCTACTCAGGCTCAGGAGATGAACTGGTACACGCTGGAGGAGGCGCAAAAATTGAATACCTCAGATAGTCGCCCGATTTTTATCGACTTCACTGCTGAGTGGTGCGGATGGTGCAAAAAGATGGACAGAACCACCTTTTCGGATAAGGAAGTGGCTGAGCGAATGAACAAGGAGTTTTATGCTGTGAAGTTGGATTTTGATAGCCCGCAACGTTTTGTTTTCGGAGACAAGGCTATCACAGCAAAGGAACTGGCTCAACAAGTGGCCATAGAAGGACTTCCAACCATGGTTGTATTTAGTTCAGATCTTCAGTCCCATCAAAAGATCGTAGGCTATCTGAAAAGCAATGATTTTATGAATTCTTTGGATGAACTGAATTGA
- a CDS encoding ligand-binding sensor domain-containing protein: MGKSTIDTIQTGKLNSILFSFILSLLFAQNSWSQDRTFKLDYLGDDEGLSQNTINCIIQDKLGYIWFGTQDGLNRYNGYEFEIFRHDEADSSSISDNFVLGIDADARGNLWIATRGGGLNFFDIRTEKFSHYVHDPSNSNSISNNRLRTTLVDRKGNIWIGSRGGGLNRYNPTSKTFTRYRHSDDPNSLAGDEVYCLFEDQKGVIWIGTSQGLNRYQESNDNFITYLPGTYIRGIIEDHKKRLWIGSFGKGLILFNRESGQSSSYLHQPDNPKSLSSNQIMSLLEDDNHNLWVGTHGGHLNLFNPEQNSFQNLQVISPNVRTLYQDQSKTLWIGTRWGINKVNRQKQKFSHYRNSEVNPNLLTSNSIFTVLKDTDDRYWIGSFEKGLTLIDEKNRLNLKFTKSSGSGLQGDKMRSLFQDSQGNIWAGTRENGLYLYHEQTQKMIPYPIMGRQKISVNQIFEDSKNDLWFCTFNGLFHFDPDTKKFTHYEKEDDRSSLHSNATWSIREDQNGKYYIGLYAAGFDIFDPKSHTFTHFEKDVNDPSSLANDGVSEVFVDSKNRIWVAIYGGGLDYFDPETEKFTHYSRNEGLANTALYGILEDEKGHLWMSHNLGISVFDPETKKFTNYSKDDGLFGHEFNSSAYFKAHDNEMLFGGMEGLLMINPDKLESIEDLPRVMINQFSLYNKEVEPGKGGVLDSLIEFDHQITLDHNQNYLSFRFVALNYVNANNSRYQYKLIGFDKQWVEASNDRTAKYTNLPPGNYTFKVRSTLNGQFENYTTDQIRLTILTPWWKKEWFMGLCVLSIFGLLWSGYSYRTHAIKKKNIALENTIKERTKEIAEQKEMLASQNLELRQLNKEKNDLIGMVAHDLRTPLNNIKGLVSLIEISEDSLSEETEESIQLIHESTDRLRGMITKTLDVNAIEARTINLKKSYFEINELLKEVAYNFRPISQSKKIEILLEQSTNQYQVHLDKNYCIQIFENIISNAIKFSNSGTQIKITTHEISEKIQIHVTDQGPGISQSDMKKLFANYKPLSAKPTAGEESSGLGLYIVKKYVTAMNGKVWCESEVGKGSTFIVEFPLAD; the protein is encoded by the coding sequence TTGGGAAAGAGCACAATCGATACGATACAAACAGGCAAATTAAACTCCATACTTTTTTCGTTTATACTATCTCTGCTCTTCGCTCAGAACAGCTGGAGCCAAGACCGAACCTTCAAACTAGACTATCTCGGCGATGATGAAGGTCTCTCCCAAAACACCATCAATTGCATCATACAGGACAAACTCGGTTACATTTGGTTCGGTACTCAGGATGGCCTCAACCGATACAATGGCTATGAATTCGAAATTTTCAGACATGATGAAGCTGATAGCAGTAGCATTAGCGACAATTTTGTACTGGGTATAGATGCCGATGCAAGGGGCAATCTCTGGATCGCTACTCGAGGGGGCGGACTCAACTTCTTTGACATTCGCACCGAAAAGTTTTCACACTACGTACATGACCCGAGCAACTCCAATTCCATCAGCAACAACCGACTGAGAACAACGCTGGTAGACCGAAAAGGAAATATCTGGATCGGAAGCAGAGGAGGCGGACTTAATAGGTATAATCCGACAAGTAAGACTTTCACTCGCTACAGGCATAGCGACGATCCTAATTCCCTTGCGGGTGACGAGGTTTACTGTCTATTCGAAGATCAAAAAGGCGTCATCTGGATTGGAACAAGTCAGGGTCTCAATCGGTACCAGGAGAGCAATGACAACTTTATCACTTATCTACCGGGGACCTACATTCGAGGCATCATAGAGGACCACAAGAAACGTCTCTGGATCGGATCATTCGGCAAGGGTCTCATTTTGTTCAATCGTGAATCAGGGCAGTCCAGCAGCTACCTACATCAGCCCGACAACCCCAAAAGCCTTAGTAGCAATCAGATCATGTCGCTACTCGAAGATGACAATCACAATTTATGGGTGGGAACTCACGGGGGCCACCTCAATCTTTTCAATCCTGAGCAAAACAGTTTTCAAAATCTGCAAGTCATCTCGCCCAATGTGAGGACACTGTATCAGGATCAAAGCAAGACCCTATGGATCGGAACCCGATGGGGCATCAACAAAGTCAACCGTCAAAAACAAAAATTCAGTCATTATAGAAATTCGGAAGTCAATCCTAACCTACTCACCAGTAACAGTATTTTCACAGTCTTAAAGGACACTGATGACCGCTACTGGATCGGCTCCTTCGAAAAGGGCTTGACTCTGATCGATGAAAAAAATAGACTGAACCTCAAGTTCACGAAATCATCTGGAAGTGGGCTGCAAGGAGACAAAATGAGAAGCCTCTTTCAGGATTCTCAGGGCAATATTTGGGCAGGAACCAGAGAAAATGGCCTCTATCTCTATCATGAGCAAACTCAAAAGATGATCCCTTATCCCATCATGGGAAGACAAAAGATCTCTGTCAATCAAATATTTGAAGACAGTAAAAATGACCTTTGGTTCTGCACCTTCAACGGGCTCTTTCATTTCGATCCTGACACGAAAAAATTCACACACTACGAAAAAGAAGATGACAGGTCTAGCCTCCACAGCAATGCCACCTGGTCAATTCGTGAAGACCAGAATGGCAAATATTACATTGGGCTCTACGCAGCAGGCTTTGACATATTCGACCCTAAAAGTCACACCTTCACTCATTTTGAAAAGGACGTCAATGATCCCAGCAGTCTGGCCAACGATGGTGTCTCCGAAGTTTTCGTCGATTCCAAAAACAGAATTTGGGTAGCCATCTATGGAGGTGGGCTAGACTATTTTGATCCTGAGACCGAAAAATTCACGCACTACTCCCGCAACGAAGGGTTAGCCAATACCGCGCTCTATGGAATACTCGAGGACGAGAAAGGACATCTCTGGATGAGTCACAACCTGGGCATATCCGTTTTCGATCCGGAAACCAAAAAATTTACCAATTACAGCAAAGACGATGGTCTCTTTGGCCATGAGTTCAACTCCTCTGCCTATTTCAAAGCCCATGACAATGAAATGCTTTTTGGTGGAATGGAGGGTTTATTGATGATCAACCCAGACAAATTAGAATCTATCGAAGACCTACCCAGGGTCATGATCAACCAGTTTTCGTTGTACAACAAGGAAGTCGAACCTGGCAAAGGCGGCGTACTGGATAGCTTGATCGAATTCGATCATCAGATCACTCTGGACCACAACCAAAACTACCTTTCGTTTAGGTTCGTAGCACTCAACTATGTCAATGCCAATAACAGCCGATACCAATACAAACTCATCGGTTTTGACAAGCAATGGGTCGAAGCATCCAACGACCGAACGGCCAAATACACCAATCTACCCCCGGGCAACTACACATTCAAAGTCAGGAGTACACTCAATGGACAATTCGAAAACTATACGACCGATCAGATTCGATTGACGATACTGACGCCCTGGTGGAAAAAAGAATGGTTCATGGGGCTCTGCGTCCTATCCATTTTCGGACTGCTTTGGTCAGGTTACAGCTATCGCACTCACGCCATCAAAAAGAAGAACATAGCACTAGAAAACACAATCAAGGAGAGAACCAAAGAAATCGCCGAACAAAAGGAAATGCTAGCCAGTCAAAATCTGGAACTCCGCCAGCTCAACAAAGAAAAAAATGACCTGATCGGCATGGTCGCCCATGATCTCCGCACTCCTCTCAACAACATCAAAGGACTGGTATCGCTGATCGAAATATCCGAAGACTCCCTCAGTGAGGAAACAGAGGAAAGCATACAATTGATCCATGAATCGACCGATCGCTTGCGTGGTATGATCACCAAAACGCTGGATGTAAACGCCATAGAAGCCAGGACGATCAACCTTAAAAAATCCTACTTCGAAATCAATGAACTGCTGAAAGAAGTCGCCTACAATTTTCGACCTATTTCGCAATCCAAAAAAATCGAAATCCTATTAGAACAAAGCACTAATCAGTATCAGGTACACCTGGACAAGAACTATTGCATCCAGATCTTCGAAAACATTATTTCCAATGCCATCAAATTTTCGAATTCTGGCACACAGATTAAAATCACCACCCACGAAATCAGCGAAAAAATACAAATCCATGTCACTGATCAAGGCCCAGGCATCAGCCAATCGGACATGAAAAAGCTCTTCGCCAACTACAAACCCCTGAGCGCAAAACCTACTGCTGGCGAAGAAAGCAGTGGCCTGGGACTTTATATCGTCAAAAAATACGTCACTGCCATGAATGGGAAAGTTTGGTGCGAAAGCGAAGTGGGCAAAGGCAGTACCTTCATAGTGGAATTCCCCCTGGCTGATTAG
- a CDS encoding Lipl32 family lipoprotein — MIKQITKISLTIVVLTLALLSESKAQKLDKFGSSTEKSVGPKTIRVPYTDVISYLGYAAPGNEDAVVDDKKFYYIYIWVPAVAPELGVRMMSPVGNTKIKNALESADFQDQKGSKDYFDTYITLERSDIVSKDNINQNAVDNANWVVLERNDDSSEMPKQPSGSSYNSLLRYKSEASNPAKALTVGLYRVGFTTYKRGEVNGTFLAEVAAPIKLPGVAMAKTLDELNEQLK, encoded by the coding sequence ATGATCAAACAAATTACTAAAATCAGCTTAACGATTGTGGTTTTGACATTAGCACTATTGTCAGAATCAAAGGCACAGAAATTAGACAAATTCGGTAGCTCTACTGAAAAATCAGTAGGTCCCAAAACCATCAGAGTACCTTATACAGATGTGATCTCATATCTGGGATACGCAGCTCCGGGCAACGAAGACGCAGTAGTAGACGACAAAAAATTCTATTACATCTACATCTGGGTTCCGGCTGTGGCACCAGAATTAGGAGTCAGAATGATGTCTCCAGTTGGAAATACAAAAATCAAAAATGCACTTGAGTCTGCAGACTTTCAAGACCAAAAGGGCAGCAAGGATTACTTTGATACATACATCACATTGGAGAGATCTGATATCGTGTCAAAAGACAATATCAATCAAAATGCAGTAGACAATGCAAACTGGGTTGTTTTGGAAAGAAACGATGACAGTAGCGAAATGCCAAAGCAGCCAAGCGGAAGCAGCTATAATTCTCTTTTGAGATATAAAAGTGAAGCCAGCAATCCGGCAAAAGCGCTGACTGTTGGTCTGTACAGAGTTGGATTCACCACTTACAAACGAGGTGAAGTAAACGGAACATTCCTTGCAGAAGTAGCCGCTCCTATCAAACTCCCAGGTGTAGCCATGGCTAAGACCCTGGATGAGCTAAACGAGCAATTGAAATAA
- a CDS encoding ABC transporter substrate-binding protein produces the protein MPQYTDQLQRSIDIPSTPQRIISLVPSLTELLFDLGLGDRVVGITKFCIHPEEWFRSKTRVGGTKQLKHEVIAQLQPDLIIANKEENTRADVEALMPDYPVWVSDVNTLEEALDMMQRLGEITETREKAGALVSEIQESFKQLATLGSQRVLYLIWQKPWMAAGRDNFVHEMLECCGWENVVQDTRYPELSDQEIRELDPEIVMLSSEPFPFQEKHIDSMQTLLPNAKVILVDGEMFSWYGSRLRYSAAYFQQLLHSTK, from the coding sequence ATGCCCCAATACACAGACCAACTCCAGCGTAGTATCGATATTCCTTCCACACCCCAGCGGATCATTAGCCTTGTGCCCTCATTGACCGAATTGCTATTTGATTTGGGCTTGGGTGATCGGGTGGTAGGGATTACCAAATTTTGCATTCATCCGGAGGAGTGGTTTCGTAGCAAGACTCGTGTGGGAGGTACCAAGCAGTTGAAGCATGAGGTGATTGCCCAATTGCAGCCTGACCTGATCATCGCCAACAAAGAAGAAAATACCCGTGCCGATGTGGAGGCGCTGATGCCTGACTACCCTGTCTGGGTCAGTGATGTGAATACACTGGAGGAAGCGCTGGATATGATGCAAAGGCTGGGTGAGATCACCGAGACGAGGGAAAAGGCGGGAGCTCTGGTGTCTGAGATCCAGGAGAGTTTTAAGCAGCTAGCGACTTTGGGATCTCAGCGTGTGCTTTATCTGATTTGGCAGAAGCCCTGGATGGCAGCTGGCAGGGACAACTTTGTACATGAGATGCTGGAGTGCTGCGGTTGGGAAAATGTGGTGCAGGATACCCGGTATCCTGAGCTAAGTGACCAGGAGATTCGAGAACTAGATCCAGAGATCGTGATGTTGTCTTCCGAGCCTTTTCCTTTCCAGGAAAAGCACATCGATTCCATGCAGACTCTGCTGCCCAATGCCAAGGTGATTCTGGTAGATGGAGAAATGTTTAGCTGGTACGGGAGTCGGTTGAGGTACAGCGCGGCGTATTTTCAGCAACTTTTGCACTCCACAAAGTAA
- a CDS encoding fatty acid desaturase family protein, whose amino-acid sequence MIKYKFKRKEKDDFWDTLRSRVNEYFKDNELDKDANALMERKTIALFTLYLTPYFLLIFAGITNYWILMALWVVMGLGKAFIGTAVMHDSVHGAYYKNKNRNWLITWSATLIGVDKLIWKIQHNVIHHTYTNIEDTDEDILPRFFFRFSEHQPKKWFHRFQHIYAPVFYCVPMLEWLTTKDFAKAIEYRQRGFIKKGREFRIEFTKIIGRKLLYYIVFIIIPILMIDIPIGASIAMIIGSNAVAGIMLALIFQPAHVVPLTDFVKQEEEDMESCWASHQLYTTTNFGMYNPILTWLVGGLNFQIEHHLFPDVCHIHYPQLATIVQKTSKEYGLPYHSFPSFRAAVAGHFGHLKEMGRSTQKLQVQGA is encoded by the coding sequence ATGATTAAATACAAATTTAAAAGGAAAGAAAAGGATGACTTTTGGGATACACTCAGATCCAGAGTCAATGAGTATTTCAAAGACAATGAACTAGACAAAGATGCCAATGCATTGATGGAAAGAAAAACCATTGCTCTTTTCACACTCTACCTCACCCCTTACTTCCTATTGATATTTGCAGGCATCACCAACTACTGGATCCTAATGGCCCTTTGGGTCGTGATGGGACTGGGCAAAGCTTTCATTGGCACTGCCGTCATGCACGATTCGGTCCATGGCGCCTACTACAAAAATAAAAACCGCAACTGGTTGATCACCTGGTCAGCCACTCTAATTGGTGTAGACAAGCTGATCTGGAAAATACAACATAACGTGATCCATCACACCTACACTAATATAGAAGATACGGACGAAGACATCCTACCTCGCTTCTTTTTTAGATTCTCTGAGCACCAGCCCAAAAAGTGGTTTCACCGCTTTCAGCATATATATGCACCCGTCTTCTATTGTGTACCCATGCTGGAATGGCTCACAACTAAAGATTTCGCCAAGGCCATAGAATACAGGCAACGTGGTTTCATCAAAAAAGGAAGAGAGTTCAGAATAGAATTTACCAAAATCATAGGTCGCAAGCTTCTTTACTACATCGTCTTTATAATCATTCCAATCTTGATGATAGATATTCCTATTGGTGCAAGCATTGCAATGATAATAGGATCAAATGCTGTAGCAGGAATCATGCTTGCATTGATATTCCAACCCGCCCATGTAGTCCCGCTTACGGATTTCGTAAAGCAAGAAGAAGAAGACATGGAAAGCTGCTGGGCTTCTCATCAGCTCTACACCACAACTAATTTTGGCATGTACAACCCAATCCTGACCTGGCTGGTCGGTGGGCTCAACTTTCAAATCGAACATCATCTCTTCCCAGATGTCTGCCACATTCACTATCCTCAGTTAGCGACAATCGTCCAGAAGACGAGTAAAGAGTATGGACTGCCCTACCACAGCTTCCCAAGCTTCCGCGCAGCGGTAGCAGGACACTTCGGTCACCTGAAAGAGATGGGGAGATCGACTCAAAAGCTACAAGTCCAGGGAGCCTAG
- a CDS encoding sulfite exporter TauE/SafE family protein codes for MIELFGYSLTYQSFAFFLIVGILIGMSKTGVHSANMLAVPLLAVIFGGKASSGLMLPVLIMADFFGVKHYHRHAEWRYLWKLFPWAILGILAGTYFGQMIDDQMFRTIMGVIIFVSLVVMVWMEKSNKKNIPDYLWFAALMGIIAGFTTMVGNLAGSAMALYLLSMRMPKNEFIGTAAWFFLCVNVFKVPFHIWVWDTISWQSFALDLLLLPFIAIGAYLGIHIIKKISDNYFRWFIILMTCVAAVFMII; via the coding sequence ATGATAGAACTCTTCGGCTATAGTCTCACCTACCAGTCTTTTGCCTTTTTCCTGATTGTAGGCATCCTTATTGGTATGTCCAAAACGGGCGTGCATAGCGCGAACATGCTCGCAGTACCTCTGTTGGCTGTCATCTTTGGTGGCAAAGCATCCAGTGGATTGATGTTGCCGGTATTAATCATGGCTGATTTTTTTGGCGTCAAGCACTACCATCGTCATGCAGAGTGGCGCTATCTCTGGAAGTTGTTTCCCTGGGCCATTCTCGGCATTTTGGCGGGTACTTATTTCGGACAAATGATCGACGATCAGATGTTTCGTACGATCATGGGTGTGATCATTTTTGTCAGCCTGGTGGTGATGGTGTGGATGGAGAAAAGCAACAAAAAGAACATACCCGATTACCTCTGGTTTGCAGCGCTGATGGGGATCATCGCCGGATTTACCACCATGGTAGGCAACCTCGCAGGATCTGCCATGGCACTCTACCTCCTGTCCATGCGCATGCCCAAAAATGAATTCATAGGTACAGCCGCGTGGTTCTTCTTATGTGTCAATGTTTTCAAAGTTCCTTTTCATATTTGGGTCTGGGACACGATCAGTTGGCAGTCATTTGCTCTGGATTTATTACTCCTCCCTTTCATCGCCATTGGTGCCTATCTGGGCATTCACATCATCAAGAAAATCTCAGACAATTATTTCCGTTGGTTCATCATACTCATGACCTGTGTGGCAGCCGTATTTATGATCATCTGA